CAGTCTGTGCTTGCGTAAATACCAGACTCGCATCATAAGCTACTAATTCTGATACTTGATCAGCCAAAACCAGATAATCCCTATCAGCAGTCAATGTTAAATCGATTTCAGGATAACCCTCAAGCAAATCATACAAATAAGATACTCCATTAAAGTTTAAATCATGATAAGTCAGTAACTGCCAATCTCTATTAATAGTGTGAAGAGAGCAGCCATTATTTAGAATCGCATATTCTTGTTCAGCAGCCAAACCTAATTGTTCAAAGTAGGGCTCAACACCAGTCTGCATACGGCCTGTGCAAAGAACAATTTTATAGCCCGAACGAGCTGCTTCTTGAATAACAGCAATATTTTCTTGCGGGATTTCTTTTCGACTATTCAAAAGCGTGCCATCCATATCAATAGCAATCAGTTTAACCATAATCATATAACCTTTTCTAAAACATTCCACTATCTAGTGTATCACAAATCAAGGAAACTGGCACAGCAAGTTATTATAATTCTGTATATTCTACAATAATTGAAACAGATAACTATGACAATGCTATAAATTCATTTTACAGCAGAAAAAAACTGGTTTTCCAGTCTTTTCCCTCTTTGTGACCATCTGATAAGATGCAATGAAATAACTGTGTCTTTACAGTTTTTAAGGTATATGGAGCCTACTTAAATTTCTGCTCCCAATTCATAATTGGTTCCTTTCAGTGCTCGTTTAAGAGACCACTTGCTTGGATTTCCTGTAATCGTGACTTCTTTTTTATCAAGGTCAACTTTGACATCATTGACTTTCTTTAATTCTGAAAAGCGTTTGGTGACATTGTCAGCGCAGCCTTGGCATTTTAAGCCATCAATATGATATGTTTTTTCCATGATAATTCTCCTTTATAATTTTACAACTTTAAGACGCAGGGCATTTAGAACAACAGAAACAGAGCTAAAGCTCATGGCTAGACCAGCAATCATTGGATCCAGCAAAGGTCCGCCAAAGAGATAAAGTACTCCCATAGCAATAGGAACTGACAGAACATTATAAATAAATGCCCAGAAAAGATTTTCTTTAATATTAATAATAGTAGCACGACTAATTTTCAGTGCCTTAATAATATCAAGCATTGCAGGTTTCATCAAGACAATATCCGCGGACTCCATGGCAATATCTGTTCCAGAGCCCATGGAAATGCCAATATCTGCTGTCGCAAGTGCCGGAGCGTCATTAATACCGTCCCCAACCATGGCAACTTTCTTGCCTTCCGCCTGCAAATCAAGAATGGCCTGTGTTTTTTCCTGCGGCAAAACTTGACTGATAACAAAAGTAATCCCCACTTCTTTGGCAATAGCCTGCGCAGTTTCTTCATTATCACCCGTCAGCATGGCCACTTCAACCCCCATATTCTGTAAAGCTTTAACTGTTGCTGCACTGTCATTCTTTACCTTGTCCGCAATCGTAATCAGTCCTAACAATTGACCATCACTGGCAACAAAAATGGGTGTTTGTCCCTGAGCTGTTGCTGCCTTAAAATCTGCTTGAGCCTGTTCTAGAGAGATATTTTCTTGACGCATCAATTTTTCATTACCAACAAGCAAAGTTTCATCAGCAACACAACCTTTCAGTCCTAGCCCTGTTAGAGAAGTAAAGTCTTCCACTGCAAGTAAACGAGTCCCTTCTTTTTTAGCATAATCAACAATGGCCTGACTAAGGGGATGTTCAGATAATGCTTCTAAGGAAGCTGTCACTTGCACTAAATCAGTTCGATCATGATAAGAAAATTGATGAACAACTTCTGGTTTACCTTGAGTAATAGTGCCTGTTTTATCGAAAACAATCGTATTAATCTGATGTGCCAATTCCAAGACATCACCACGTTTATAAAGGATTCCATTTTCAGCAGCACGACCTGTACCAACCATAATAGCCGTTGGCGTTGCAAGACCCAAAGCACAAGGGCAGGCAATGACAAGAACAGCGACACTGATTGTCATTGAAAAGGTAAAGTCTTGTCCCATGACAAAATACCAGAAGAGACCAGTCAAAATAGCAATCGTTATAATAACAGGTACAAAGACAGCAGATACCTTATCAGCAATCTTGGCAATGGGTGCCTTAGTTTGCTGAGCGTTCTCAACCAATTTAATAATTTGTGAAAGCAAGGTTTCATTGCCAACTTTTTCAGCCTCAAAAGTCAGACTTCCCTGACCATTGATTGACCCGGCATAAACAGGGCTATCCGCCATTTTTTCAATAGGAATAGATTCCCCTGTTAACATGGATTCATCAATAGCAGAATGCCCTGACAGGACTCGACCATCCACAGGTATTTTTTCACCGGGTTTGACTAAAATTTTATCTCCGATTTGCACTTGCTCAATAGGAACCTTAATCTCCTCGCCATCACGTATCAGAGTAGCCTCTTTAGCAGACAAATGCATTAATTTTTTTATCGCATCTGAGGTTCGACCTTTCGATAGGGTTTCAAAGTATTTCCCTAAAGTAATGAGAGTTAAAATAACAGCTACCGATTCATAATAGAGATGGTGAGCATGATGTGTATGTCCCAAGTAAACATGGTAAGTTCCATAAAGACTGTAAAGAAACGCCGCTGTTGTTGCTAAGGACACTAATGAGTCCATATTAGGATGACCTTTAAAAAGCGATCTAAAACCATTGTCATAGAAGCTCCAACTTAACACGATAACCGGAATTGTCAAAAGAAGCAAAACCATCGCATAAGTGAGCGGAGCACTGCTTGGTGCTAAAAAGTTAGGTAAGGGCAAGCCAACCATACTTCCCATAGCAATATAAAAGAGGGGAATGGTAAAAATAGAAGTCCACAAAAGACGTTTTTTAATACCTGCTAACTTATGTTCTTCACGATCCTCCTGACTTTCAGCCGTCGTTGGGTCATAAACTTTAGCGCCATAGCCTGCACCAGCAACTGCCTTAGTAACATCTGCTTCACTAACCTTAGCGGCATCGTAATCTATCGTCATTTTTTCAGTTGTCAAATTGACTACTGCGCTTTCAATACCGTCTAGTTTTTTAACGGCATTTTCAACATTGATGGCACAAGAGGCACAGGTCATGCCATCTATCAAAAATACTTCTTCACTCATTTTGATGTCACCTCCAAATGTTCATGGCAAGAACATTGCCCGACAATACAATTACACTTAACTTCAGGCACAGCATTTGCTTTTTTGGACAATAGCAGAGCTTCCAATTTTTCAATATCAGACAAAGTCATAGGCGTTTCCTCAATTAAGTGCCTAATCAAAGCTTGATGCTTCGTGACACAAATGCGCGAGAAAACTTCCGACACTTGCTGCTCTAATGCCTCTTCTTCTGAAATCAAACTAGAATAGATGTATTTTCTTCCTTGACGCTGACTGGTCAAGTAGCCTTTTTCTGATAAACGCGTGATCAACGTTTTAATCGTTGAAGCGGACCAGCAATAAGTCCGACTTAAGATAGCAATAATTTCACTGCTGCTAGTCATCTGCTTAGCCCAGACAACACGCATTACTTCCCATTCCGCATTTGAAATAGTTGTCATTTGAGCTCCTTTCATCTACATTTGTAGATATATTATAACCTCTTTGTCTACATTTGTCAACAAAAACTGATTTTTAATTTTTTGACAAAATATGACCCTACTTATCAGCTTTTTAAAAGAGCAAAAAAAGAGGCGAGAAACCTTAGTTTCTGCCTCTTCACTCAAACAATGAACAGTTCTTCAATAATAATTTTTCAAAATGATACAGTCCTTATTAGCTCTTGTGATTCTTGTTAATTTTAAACCATAAGACTAACAAACCTAACAGACCTAGTAAATTAATGCTATAAATGATTGGCGAGAGCTCCTTAAAAAGATTTTTTACTGCCATAAATAACAAGAATAATAAAGGCAGACTTCCGATCAATAAGGATCTTCTATTTTTCATGTTCAACAAAAAGTAGCAGCACCTACAGCTGCTCCAGACCAGCCTCCTAAAGCCGCTCCAGATACTGTACCAACGACTGGGAGAGTAACTGTACCAGCTCCCATACCCCCTACAAATCCTAAACCTGCAGAACCAGCTGTGCCAAGTGCACATCTAATCATACCACCACCCTCAACAGTTGAAAGTGCTTCATTATCCATTACGTTAAATTGTTCAAATGCTTGTGTATTCATATGATAGATACCTCTTTTCCATTTTTAATTTTTTGTCTGGTTAGCCAACCGACATCTTTAATATAGCAAATTATTTTTCAAAATGGAGCAAAATATCCTAAACGGTAGCTATTTTGTCCTAAACGGTTAAAAATGACGTTATAATGCCTGTAATAATAGTCAATAAAAATTAAAAATAGTTTTCGCCTACTCGCATCGCAACTGACTACAAACATACTGGAGCACGACAAGCTCAAAAAAGTCAAAAGGCTTGGGAGGCCTTCTGAGATGAAAATAGAAGTAGATAAGCTGATATCGTCAGCACAACAACCTATTATTCTGGTTTTTAAAGAGTACAGACAGGCCTACTTCGAAAATAATCGTTTTTTGGTTGATGGAAAAAGCCTTCGTTGGACTTATAATCCTAACGAAGGCTTGACACCTATTTTCGTACTTTTACAGCAATTAACAAGCAGACAGAAGAAACTTTTTTGTTTACTTAATTTCTTTTTTCTAAATCCCGCAGCATTTGGTCAATCTTATTACCATACTCAATAGATTCATCTTTGATAAAAGTTAAATCGGGAATTTTATACATGGTCAAATTTTTTCCAAGTTCACGTTTAATGGTCCCTTTAGCCTTTTCAAGACCTATTTGAACTTTCTGATTATCAGAAGCAAGGTCGCTCATGATAGTATAGTAAACCTTTGCCAGAGATAAATCACCTGACATTTGGACATCAGTAATAGTGACACCTTGAACACGTGGGTCACGTACCTTCTTTTGCAAAATCTCATTAACTTCGCGCTTAATTTCCATACCAACACGTTCAATACGATGATTAGACATTCTCTTTTCCTTTCTTTTAATTTTACAATTTTCTTTTTTCACCACGACAAAAAATATCTTGTAAAAGCTCACTTCATTCGCTCATCTTCTGAAAAAAGCTAGGCCAGATGACCTAGCTTTATTGTTTATCTTTGAATTTCAAAAGAAATCATATGACGTTCATCTAAGGCAACACGACAACGACTGTACTTGCGTATGCCTAGAAGTGTTAACAAAGGAGTAACTAAATATGATTATCTTTTAATTTCTTCCATAATGTAAGCCTCAATAGTATCATCAATTTTGATGTCATTGTAATTTTCAATCATGAGACCGCCTTCTTGACCATTACCAACCTCTTTAACATCATCTTTATAATGTTTCAAACTAGCGAGCTTACCGTCAAAGACAACCACACCATCACGAATAACACGAGCACTTGAATCACGCGTAATTTTACCATTTGTTACCATGAAGCCGCCAATAGTTCCCACTTTAGAAACTTTGAAGGTCTCACGAATAATCGCTTCACCAATAATTTTTTCTTCAAATTCTGGATCAAGCATACCTTTCATGGCATCTTCTACTTCTTCAATTACCTTATAAATAATGGAATGCAAACGAATTTCAACTTCATCTGCTTCGGCTTGCTGACGGGCCTGTGGAGTTGGGCGAACATTGAAACCAATGATAACAGCATTAGAAGCTTCTGCCAAGGTGATATCTGATTCATTGATGGCACCAACAGCTGAGTGGACCACATTAACTTTCACACCTTCAACGTCAATCTTCAAAAGAGAGGCTGCAAGAGCTTCAACGGAACCTTGCACATCTGCTTTGATAATAACATTAACAGATTTAACCTCACCGGCTTTGAGCGTATCAAAGAGATTGTCAAGACTGACACGATGAGTCAATTGACGTTGTTTCAGCAGAGCACGTTTAGCTCTTTCTTCCCCAGCAGCACGCGCAGCCTTTTCATCCTCATAAACGGCAAAATGGTCACCTGCCATTGGGGCTTCATTCAAACCAGTGATAGAGACTGGCGTTGATGGAGCAGCAACCTTAACACGACGTCCAAGGTCATTAGTCATAGCACGCACACGTCCAAATGTGTTCCCAACAACGATTGGATCTTGAACATGCAGCGTTCCTTGTTGTACTAAAAGCGTCGCTACTGCACCTTTTCCTTTATCAAGGCGAGCTTCGATAACTGTACCAATAGCACGAACAGTTGGGTCAGCTTTCAGTTCTTGGATTTCTGCTACTAGAAGAACAGTTTCTAAAAGTTCTTCAATATTTTGACCGAATTTAGCTGAAATTTCAACAAATTCAGAATCGCCGCCCCAAGCAGTTGAAATAACGCCATACTCAGCTAACTCACCGATGACACGTTCTGGATTAGCACCCGGCTTATCAATTTTATTAATAGCAACAATAATTGGAACATCAGCAGCTTTGGAGTGGTTAATAGCTTCAATCGTTTGTGGCATAACACCATCATCAGCAGCTACAATAAGAATGGTAATATCAGTTACCGAAGCGCCGCGTGCCCGCATACTTGTGAAGGCTGCATGTCCGGGTGTATCAAGGAAAGTAATTTTCTTTCCACCTTCTTCAATTTGATAGGCCCCAATATGTTGGGTAATTCCTCCAGCTTCACCTGTCGCTATACGGGAATTACGCAATGTATCAAGCAATGTTGTCTTACCATGGTCAACATGCCCCATAATCGTTACAACGGGCGCACGTTCAACCATATTTTTCGGATTAAGATAATCATCTTCAACGAAGAAACGTTCAATATCAGCTGTATCAACTTCCACTTTTTGATGTGCTTCAATGCCATAATCAACCATTAGGAGTTCAATCGTATCAGCATCCAAAGATTGGTTTTGAGTTGCCATAACTCCCATCATAAAGAGTTTTTTTACAATTTCGGCAGGCTCACGCTTAATTCGTTTTGCAATTTCAGCAACCGTCATACCTTCTGTATACTCAAATTCCTTTGGTAGTTCATGGAATTTGCGTTCAGTCACAGGTTTCAGATTGGCATTATGATTACGGTTATTTTTAGATTTTTTATTTTTCTTATTCCAATTACTATTTTTTTGATTTCTCACTTGGTTTTGTTTATTCCGATTTTTCTTATGTTTATTTTGTTTTGGTCCGTCTTCATTCTCATGTGAAAAATCACGTGATTTATCTGGGCGAGCCTGTTTTTTGCGACGTGTATCCACAGCTGCTGGATGTGTCACTTGTTCAACTGTCTGAGGCTGAGCTTGTGGCGCTGCAGTTGCTGCAGCTTCAACCGTCGGCTGCTCTTTCTGATTTAGCTTCTTAGCTTTTTCTTTAGCTTGAGCGGCTTGACGTTTAGCTTCTTGAGCTTCATGAAAACGTGTTTCACTCTGACGCGAATATTCCGCATTTTGTTCTGCTTTTAAGGCTGCAGCACGTGCTTTGAAATCAAAACGCGGTCCTGTCGGCTGGGATTTTGATGCTTCTTGTCGATTTTGAAAATGATTACGATTATCGCGACGATTGTCATTTTGACGATTGCGATTATTGCGGTTATCATTACGACGATCTTGGGAACCATGATTACGATTGTCTTTTTGCCGATTGTTCTGTCCTTTATTTTGGTTTCGACGTTCACCATTATTTTGACGACGTTCAGCCTCTGCTTTGGCACGCGCTTCTCGTTCTGCTTTAAAATTACGATTTTGCGGTCTTGGACGCCCTGCAGGCTTTGTAGCAACTGCTTTAGGTTCCGCTGCAACAGATCCTTCTTGTGCTTTGGCTTCTTTCTCAACTTTAGAAGTTGGAGTAACAGCCTTGGGTTCCACAGAGACAGTAAAACTTTCTACTATACGTTTAGCATCACTTTCTTCCACGCTTGAAGCATGGCTTTTAACTTCTAGGCCCAATGATTTTGCCTTTTCAACAATTTCTTTACTTTCTTTGCCAATTTCCTTGGCAATTTCGTATAATCTTTTCTTCGACAAATCTTGTCCTCCTATTCTTTTTATTCCATAAAGGTCCTCATTTTCTTTGAAAATCCAGTATCCACAATAGCAAGAACTTTTCTGTTTCTGCCAATAGCGATACTTAATTCCAGTGCTGAAAACACTGTGGAGACTTCTATATTATAATAGTTACTTTTATCCGTTACTTTTTTAGTTAGATTAGAACCAGCATCTTTGGCTAAAAAGATGAGCTGTGCCTGTCCAGTTTGAATAGCTTTAACAACTAATTCTTCACCTGAAATAACACGTCCTGCTCTCTGGGCCAAACCTAATAAGTTTGATAACTTTTTTGAATTATTCAAGACCTAACTCTCTTCTTTTAACCTTATGATCAACAAAAGCAATTAATTCATCATAAAAGCTTTCAGGAATTTCCATGGAAAAACTGCGATTAAAGACTTTTCTTTTTTTAGCTTCTAAAGCTTCTTCGTTAGCAAGTTTAATATAAGCCCCTCGCCCATTTTTCTTACCAGTAGGATCAATAAAAACATCACCTTCCTTGGTTTTAACAATCCGAAGCAAATCACGTTTATCAATAATCTCTCCTGAAACAAGAGACTTTCTTAAAGGTATTTTTCTTGTCTTTGCCATCAAACACCTCTGACTTTCTATTTTGCATCTTCTGCTGCAAATTCTTGAGAGAGTTCAGAAACTTCCTCAGCAGGAGCCTCTTCATAAGTAGCCTTTTGGGTTTCATCTTGTGCTGTCCACTCGGCTTCCATTTCTTCAAATTCACTAGCAGACTTAATATCAATACGATAGCCAGTCAAATGAGCGGCTAAACGGACATTTTGACCACGACGGCCAATAGCAAGTGACAGCTTATTGTCTGGTACAACAACTGTTGCATGTTTGTCATCTTCTTCATCAAAGAGAACTTGATCAACCTCAGCAGGAGCAACAGCATTATAAATGAATTCTGCTGGATCATCAACCCACTCAATAACATCAACATTCTCTTCCATTGGAACCCAAAGTCCAGTTTTTTGATCAAAACGTTTAGGATGGAATTTACTGGTCACTTTCTTAATATTGGCACCTTTGCGGCCAACTATAGTTCCAATAGCATCAACATTAGGATTATGACTGCGAACCGCAACCTTCGTTCGATCACCAGCTTCACGTGCCACGCTCATAATTTCAACAGTGCCATCAAAAACTTCAGGAATTTCCTGTTCCATAATACGCTTGATAAATTCAGGATGACTGCGACTAACGAAGACATTGACGCCCTTAGGATTGTTTTCTACTTTATAAACATAAACTTCAATGCGATCATGAGAAGCAAACGTTTCACCCGGAACTTGATCTTGACGTGACAGC
This region of Streptococcus mutans genomic DNA includes:
- a CDS encoding Cof-type HAD-IIB family hydrolase; translation: MVKLIAIDMDGTLLNSRKEIPQENIAVIQEAARSGYKIVLCTGRMQTGVEPYFEQLGLAAEQEYAILNNGCSLHTINRDWQLLTYHDLNFNGVSYLYDLLEGYPEIDLTLTADRDYLVLADQVSELVAYDASLVFTQAQTVGLNDVKHAAKPVFQAMYLGESDRLDAFQQKFECKLAEKFTTVRSQPYIFEVMPQSITKATGLKELAQKLRVSRTDIMAIGDALNDLEMLKAAGFSVAMGNASPEVKAAADLVTGSNDDAGVAQAIAKYVLNK
- the copZ gene encoding copper chaperone CopZ, with translation MEKTYHIDGLKCQGCADNVTKRFSELKKVNDVKVDLDKKEVTITGNPSKWSLKRALKGTNYELGAEI
- a CDS encoding heavy metal translocating P-type ATPase — its product is MSEEVFLIDGMTCASCAINVENAVKKLDGIESAVVNLTTEKMTIDYDAAKVSEADVTKAVAGAGYGAKVYDPTTAESQEDREEHKLAGIKKRLLWTSIFTIPLFYIAMGSMVGLPLPNFLAPSSAPLTYAMVLLLLTIPVIVLSWSFYDNGFRSLFKGHPNMDSLVSLATTAAFLYSLYGTYHVYLGHTHHAHHLYYESVAVILTLITLGKYFETLSKGRTSDAIKKLMHLSAKEATLIRDGEEIKVPIEQVQIGDKILVKPGEKIPVDGRVLSGHSAIDESMLTGESIPIEKMADSPVYAGSINGQGSLTFEAEKVGNETLLSQIIKLVENAQQTKAPIAKIADKVSAVFVPVIITIAILTGLFWYFVMGQDFTFSMTISVAVLVIACPCALGLATPTAIMVGTGRAAENGILYKRGDVLELAHQINTIVFDKTGTITQGKPEVVHQFSYHDRTDLVQVTASLEALSEHPLSQAIVDYAKKEGTRLLAVEDFTSLTGLGLKGCVADETLLVGNEKLMRQENISLEQAQADFKAATAQGQTPIFVASDGQLLGLITIADKVKNDSAATVKALQNMGVEVAMLTGDNEETAQAIAKEVGITFVISQVLPQEKTQAILDLQAEGKKVAMVGDGINDAPALATADIGISMGSGTDIAMESADIVLMKPAMLDIIKALKISRATIINIKENLFWAFIYNVLSVPIAMGVLYLFGGPLLDPMIAGLAMSFSSVSVVLNALRLKVVKL
- a CDS encoding CopY/TcrY family copper transport repressor is translated as MTTISNAEWEVMRVVWAKQMTSSSEIIAILSRTYCWSASTIKTLITRLSEKGYLTSQRQGRKYIYSSLISEEEALEQQVSEVFSRICVTKHQALIRHLIEETPMTLSDIEKLEALLLSKKANAVPEVKCNCIVGQCSCHEHLEVTSK
- a CDS encoding bacteriocin class II family protein, producing MNTQAFEQFNVMDNEALSTVEGGGMIRCALGTAGSAGLGFVGGMGAGTVTLPVVGTVSGAALGGWSGAAVGAATFC
- the rbfA gene encoding 30S ribosome-binding factor RbfA, with amino-acid sequence MSNHRIERVGMEIKREVNEILQKKVRDPRVQGVTITDVQMSGDLSLAKVYYTIMSDLASDNQKVQIGLEKAKGTIKRELGKNLTMYKIPDLTFIKDESIEYGNKIDQMLRDLEKRN
- a CDS encoding YlxQ-related RNA-binding protein, whose translation is MNNSKKLSNLLGLAQRAGRVISGEELVVKAIQTGQAQLIFLAKDAGSNLTKKVTDKSNYYNIEVSTVFSALELSIAIGRNRKVLAIVDTGFSKKMRTFME
- the rnpM gene encoding RNase P modulator RnpM, whose protein sequence is MAKTRKIPLRKSLVSGEIIDKRDLLRIVKTKEGDVFIDPTGKKNGRGAYIKLANEEALEAKKRKVFNRSFSMEIPESFYDELIAFVDHKVKRRELGLE
- the nusA gene encoding transcription termination factor NusA → MSQEMLEAFRILEEEKHINKDDIIDAVKESLKSAYKRRYGQAESAEIEFDEKSGDFKVFTVREVVEEVFDSRLEISLKDALAISTAYELGDKIRFEESPKEFGRVAAQSAKQTIMEKMRRQMREVTFNEYKEHEREIMTGTVERFDNRFIYVNLGTIEAQLSRQDQVPGETFASHDRIEVYVYKVENNPKGVNVFVSRSHPEFIKRIMEQEIPEVFDGTVEIMSVAREAGDRTKVAVRSHNPNVDAIGTIVGRKGANIKKVTSKFHPKRFDQKTGLWVPMEENVDVIEWVDDPAEFIYNAVAPAEVDQVLFDEEDDKHATVVVPDNKLSLAIGRRGQNVRLAAHLTGYRIDIKSASEFEEMEAEWTAQDETQKATYEEAPAEEVSELSQEFAAEDAK